The following is a genomic window from Psychrobacter immobilis.
GCTGCAACACAAGCACTGGCTAACAAGTAATTTTTAAATTTTGCTAAGAAGAAAGGTGAGTGCTAAGCTTTTTGGTCTGGTACTCACCGATCAGCTTTATTATTAATCTTGTATCGAACTCAAAAAATATGACAAGATAGATTATGAATTAATAGATAAAGCCTCTTAGCACAAAAAAGCCCGTTAATATAATTAACGGGCTTTTTTACGTTTGGATTCAACGGTTCATGTAGTCTTCATTTTAGCGTAGCGCATCATATGCTGAGTTGGCATAGCTGGCACTATTGCTATTACTGCTGGTACCATAGCTGACGTTTTGTAAGCCACTACTGAGACTAGGATTGGCGATTTGATTGCTAGCGTTCATGGTACTGCCTGATAGCCCTGAGTCGTTTTTATACAAGCTATGGTAACGGCTCATGACATTTTTGACATAGTTACGGGTTTCCTTAAAAGGCGGGATGCCGTTATATTTATCAACGTTACCTTCACCCGCATTGTAGCCCGCAACCGCAAATTCTACGTTGTTATTAAAACGCTTCATCAGCCATGCAATATATTTAGCAGAGCCTTCGATATTATCTGCAGGGTTCCAAGGATTGCTGACTTTAAAGCGTCGCGCAGTCGCTGGCATTAGCTGCATGAGACCTTGCGCACCGACAGGTGAGCGTGCATTCGGGTTAAAGGCGGATTCGCTATGCATCATTGCTTTTATAAGCCCAGGATCTACTCCATGACGCTGAGCTGAGGCGCGAATATAACTGTCGTATGAGTTGCGGCTTCCGCTACTGCTGGCAGAGCTACTACCGTAATTACTGCTGCTATTGTCACTACTACCGTCATACATTTTAGAATCTTTGTAGTAAGTGACTTTTACCTTTTTGGTGAATTTGTCAAAATTACCACTTGGATTGACGTTAGTGAGTAAGACTTGTCCGCCTTTGTCTTTGTAAATATACATATTACCTGCTTGAGCAGCAACAGATAGGCTGGATAAGGCGACAGCGGTCAATAAAACAGGAGACAAGCAGCGAGTCACTAAGGTTGTAACATTTATCATAGGGTTATCACTTTTCATCGAGTAATAGCAAATTGCTTTGCC
Proteins encoded in this region:
- a CDS encoding lytic transglycosylase domain-containing protein encodes the protein MINVTTLVTRCLSPVLLTAVALSSLSVAAQAGNMYIYKDKGGQVLLTNVNPSGNFDKFTKKVKVTYYKDSKMYDGSSDNSSSNYGSSSASSSGSRNSYDSYIRASAQRHGVDPGLIKAMMHSESAFNPNARSPVGAQGLMQLMPATARRFKVSNPWNPADNIEGSAKYIAWLMKRFNNNVEFAVAGYNAGEGNVDKYNGIPPFKETRNYVKNVMSRYHSLYKNDSGLSGSTMNASNQIANPSLSSGLQNVSYGTSSNSNSASYANSAYDALR